Proteins from a single region of Gossypium arboreum isolate Shixiya-1 chromosome 1, ASM2569848v2, whole genome shotgun sequence:
- the LOC108460796 gene encoding serine/threonine-protein phosphatase PP2A catalytic subunit: MPSQGDLDRQIEHLMECKPLSEAEVKALCEQARAILVEEWNVQPVKCPVTVCGDIHGQFYDLIELFRIGGNAPDTNYLFMGDYVDRGYYSVETVTLLVALKVRYRDRITILRGNHESRQITQVYGFYDECLRKYGNANVWKHFTDLFDYLPLTALIESQIFCLHGGLSPSLDTLDNVRALDRIQEVPHEGPMCDLLWSDPDDRCGWGISPRGAGYTFGQDIAAQFNHTNGLSLISRAHQLVMEGYNWCQEKNVVTVFSAPNYCYRCGNMAAILEIGENMDQNFLQFDPAPRQVEPDTARKTPDYFL; encoded by the exons ATGCCGTCTCAGGGAGATCTGGATCGTCAGATCGAGCACCTGATGGAGTGTAAGCCGCTGTCTGAGGCGGAGGTGAAGGCGTTATGCGAGCAGGCACGAGCAATACTAGTGGAGGAATGGAACGTACAGCCTGTGAAGTGTCCGGTAACGGTATGTGGAGATATTCATGGACAGTTTTACGATCTAATAGAGCTGTTTCGGATAGGAGGGAATGCGCCTGATACAAATTATCTCTTCATGGGAGATTATGTAG ATCGTGGGTACTACTCGGTTGAGACTGTCACACTCTTGGTGGCACTAAAAGTCCGTTATAGAGATAGAATCACAATTCTTAGAGGAAATCACGAGAGCCGTCAGATTACACAAGT GTATGGTTTTTATGATGAATGCTTGAGAAAATACGGAAATGCTAACGTATGGAAGCATTTTACAGACCTGTTTGATTATTTACCCCTCACAGCTCTTATTGAGAGTCAG ATATTTTGTTTGCATGGAGGACTTTCACCATCGTTGGACACATTAGACAATGTTCGAGCATTAGATCGTATACAGGAG GTTCCTCATGAAGGACCAATGTGTGATCTCTTGTGGTCTGATCCTGATGACCGCTGTGGATGGGGTATATCTCCGCGTGGTGCTGGTTATACGTTTGGACAAGATATTGCAGCTCAGTTCAACCATACCAATGGTCTCAGCCTGATTTCAAGAGCCCATCAACTCGTCATGGAAGGATACAATTGGTGTCAG GAGAAGAATGTGGTGACTGTCTTCAGCGCCCCAAACTATTGTTACCGATGTGGGAACATGGCTGCAATTTTAGAGATTGGGGAGAATATGGACCAGAATTTTCTTCAGTTTGATCCGGCACCTCGGCAAGTTGAACCTGACACCGCACGCAAGACTCctgattattttttataa